TCTGCTGCAATACGGGAGCAATGGATTTCATAGCAGAGGTGCTTTAAAAGGAAGATCCGATTCATACCGTTTTTTAGTACAGGATGAAACAGGAGGGATCTGGGCATCGCATCCTTACCGGGGTATTTACCAGATCCAGGTATCCAGGGATAGCATGAAATTCAATACCCGCCTTTTTACAGACACGGATGGCCTGCCTTCCTCTTTTAATAACTATGTATTTAAGATCAAAAACCGGATCGTATTTCCAACAGAATCGGGGGTGTATGAGTTTGACCCGGCTACCGCTAAATTTATTCCATCCAGGTTCTTATCCGTTTTTGCGGGATTACCGGTGCGGTATATGAAAGAGGATGATAAAGGTAATATATGGTTCTGCAGCGGTAAGAAACTGGGGATTGCACAATTTTCGGCAAATGATCAGCAGGCGCCCTATACTATTTCTTATTTCCCGGAACTGGAAGGGTATACCTTGTCGAATTTTGATAATGTTTATCCTTACAACCAGCAGAACATTTTTATAGGTTCCGAAAGCGGCTCCATACATATTAACTATGAAAAATATGCGGAGCAAAAGCTGCAGCCCACTGTTCTTTTGAATGAAATTAAAGCCATTGGAAAAGAAGACAGCCTGGTATTCGGGGGATTCTTTCTCCGGGATAAAAAGGATGTTTTTTCCCAGCAACCGGAAGAGATGATCTCTCTTTCCTCCGTATTCAGTTCTTTTCACTTTGAATTCAGCTCTCCTATATATGGACGCCCCAATAATATCGAATACAGTTACCGGCTGGAAGGATATGAAAGGGATTGGTCTGCCTGGACCTCAAAAAAGGAGAAGGATTATACCAACCTGCCTGCAGGTAAATATACTTTTAACCTGAAGGCCCGGGATAATTTAAACCATGAATCGGCCATTGTTCAATATACTTTTACGATAATGCCGCCATGGTACTGGTCCGTCTGGGCAAAGGCTGTTTACTTCCTGGTGTTGTGCCTGGTTTTTTACCTGCTCAACGGATGGCATCGCAGAAAGCTGTTGCAGCAGCAAAAGAAGTTTGATGAAAAGCAAAAGCAGTTAGAATACATACATCAGTTGGAGTTAGAGAAAAATGAGAAGGAGATCATCAAGTTACAGAACGAAAAACTGGCCAGTGAAGTGGCTTTGAAGAACAAAGAATTGGCGAGTACAAGTATGCAGCTCGAAGGAAATGCCAATACATTTCATAAGCTCAGGGAAGAAGTGATTAAACTGGATAGTAACCCTGATAATAAAAGTGATATAAAGAGTATCATTTCTTTATTAAAAGAGGTGGAGGATAATAATGCCAACTGGGATAAGTTTGCCGTGCACTTTGATGAAGCCAACGATAACCTGCTGAAAAAACTAAAGAAAAATTACCCTAAGTTATCGCAAAGTGAATTGAAGATCTGTGCCTACTTATACCTTAACTTCTCCTCCAAACAAATATCCCAGCTCAGCAATGTCACGGTCAGGGGGGTAGAGATCCACCGTTACAGGATCAGGAAAAAGCTGGGCCTGCAAACCGGTGAATCACTCAATAGCTTCCTGGGAAATCTTTAAAACTTAATCAGCAGTTTTTCTGCCATCAGCTTATCGTCTTTATAGTATTCGAAATACCATGTGCCGTTTTTCTTCAGCACTATGCCATGGGAAGTTCCGTTATCGGCAATAAAATAATCAGGTACAGAAGTTTTAAACAGGGTTAAAACTTTCTTAGGCGTAGTATCTATTAACTGGTAGCCGGTAGCTGTTGATTGGGCGTATAATGTTCCCGCTGCATCTTTTGTTTCTGCCGGGGCAGCAGGAGGAGGAACAGGAGTGGGGAGCGGGGCTGAAGAAGTGGTTGAAATAATTCCCACGGCCGGAGCCGGAGCTACCTGTTGTGGCGCTGCATTGGTTGTTCCATTGTAAGCATATGGCACATCTTTAAGGGATGTATAGGCATCTCTTAAAGCCATTGTATAGGAAACATCAAATTCTTTTTCCCTGCTTTTTCCTTCTTTACTTTTAAAAACAATATTGCCCTGGCAATCCTTTAGTATAAGCGTAAGATTGGTAACAAACAGGCCTTTTTTCTGCACTACCTCGGCAGTCAATGCGTTACACCTGTTGCCGGCCAGTTCCTTAGGTATATCTGAATTGTCAAAATACGCGGAGAACCCTTTTTCTTCCAGGAGCGATTTGGCGAGTGTGTTTAATTCATACTGATTGGTTTCCCTGAGGAAGCTGAATTTCTCAGGTACCAGTACGTATTTGTAGTTATTGATCGTTTGCTGCTGGGCATACCCTGAAAGAGAAACGAGTAAAAAAAGTAACAAGATGTACCTTTTCATATGGCATTTTGTTTGGGAACGAATATAGGCAAAATGAGATTATCCTCCGAATTCCCAATTTCATTACATTTATAGCCAAATGGGGGATTCCACGATCACTGAAGCCGAATACCTGGAGCGGCTCCGAAAGGGAGATGCAGATGCATACATGCAGCTGTACGACAAATACAGTGCACATGTTTATGGATGGGTGTTACGTTTTGTGAAAGTGCCCGCCTATGCAGAGGACATTGTGCAGGATGTATTCCTGAAAATTTGGGAAGTCCGCGAACGGCTCGATCCCGCTCAATCTTTCCCTGCATACCTCTATAAGATCAGCCGCAACAAAACCTTCAATTTTCTCAGGAAGAACGCTTCTGATGAAGCTACACGCCTCCAGATCATGCAGCGCATTGGCGAAATAACGGAATCGCCCTACCACCAGGTGTTATGGGCGCAATACCAGCAAATGCTTAACAATGCCATTACACAACTGCCTTACCAGCGGCAAAGGGTTTTTACATTATGCCGGCAGGAAGGTAAGAGTTATGATGAAGCTGCAAAAGAACTGGGTATTTCCCGTAATACCGTAAAAGAACACATGGTCATGGCTCTCAAGGATATCAAGGCCTATTTCTACCGGCATGGTGATCTCTCCCTCGCTATACTGTTACTGATGCACAAATTCTAAGGTGCACATATAGTAATGAAATTTATTTGTTGACCAACCCACCCTCTTTTTCCCGGCAGGGGTATATATTAAAGTACCACGTACAAAACTGATACATGCCACAGGAAAAAGAACATTACCAGCAGCTGCTGCAACGTTTTCTTGCTAACAACTGTACTCCCGCAGAAACCGAGGAGTTATTGAACTTCCTGCAACAGGATGCCTCCAACCGCCTGCTGCTGGAAGAAATGAATACTTCCTTTGGCTCACCTGTACAGGAAGATCATGGCCCATGGCGTGATCGGGTTAGACAACAACTTCTCCTTGCCACACAACCGGTAAAAGTGATTCCTCTCTATAAAAAATGGCTGCCGAAAGTGGCGGCCGCGGTATTGCTGTTGGCGGTAGCCACTTTAGGATGGCAGTATTACCGCTCCGCAGAAAATGTAATACCTGCTGATAAGCTGGCCGGCAGTAAGCCGGATCCGCTGCCGGGTGGAAACAAGGCAATGCTCACTTTGGCAAATGGCACCACCGTAATGCTGGACAGCGCTACGAATGATGCTATTCCCAGCCAGGGAGCCACAAAAGTTATCAGGATAAACGGGCAATTAAAATATGAAGCAGGGCAGGCAGCAGATGATGCCGTGGTATATAATACGCTTAGCACACCAAGGGGCGGTCAATATAAAATAGAGCTGCCTGATGGTACGCTGGTATGGCTCAACGCGGCCTCCTCACTTCGTTTCCCCACCACTTTCAATAAGGGGGAACGTACCGTGGTGCTGAATGGTGAAGGTTACTTTGAAGTGGCGCATAAGAACAATATGCCATTTAAAGTACAGCTAGGCAGTGGTGTGGTGGAAGTACTGGGCACACGTTTTAACGTGATGTCTTACCCCAATGAAACAATAGTGAGAACAACCCTGCTGCAGGGTGCAGTAAAAGTGACGCATAGTGCTCACTCCGCCAGGCTCGTTCCGGGGCAGCAGGCCAGTTGGGCTGATGATGGCAGTAACATCACTGTCAGCCAGACGGATGCGGATGAAGCTGTATCCTGGAAAGAAGGGTACTTCCAGTTCAACAAAGCTCCGCTGGCTGATGTAATGCGACAGCTGGAAAGATGGTACAATGTGGAAGTCCGTTATGAAGGCAGTACCGGTAAAAGGGAATTCTGGGGTAAGATACCCAGGAATGTGCGGTTGAGTGAAGCGCTTAAAATACTAGAACTCAGTAATATTCCATATTCCATGAAAGGCGATACAATTATTATTCACCAGTAAAAACAACCAACATCGTTCACTTATGAAATGACAGTAGGGTAATGTAACTAAAAACGGAAGTGTCGTTACCACCTCCGTTATGCTCAGGTTATCATTACAAAATTCCGTGTATGAAAGATTGATTGACTCACCTAAACAACTCGAATTTATGCAATTATCAGGTCTCTTCAAAAACCTGAGCGAGAAACGTTTGCCTGTTACGAGGCGTTTCTGCCTCTTACCGTGCAGAAAAATCAGGCTCATTATGAAACTGACATACTTTCTTTTGCTGGCATGTTTTTGCCAGGTTCATGCAAGTAGTTACGCGCAAAAGGTTACGCTTCATGAAAAAAACGCGTCCCTGGAAAAGCTGATCAGGAATATTGAAAAGCAGTCCGGTTATGTATTCTTCCTGGACTACTCACTGATGGAACAGTCGAAAAAGATCAGTGTGGATATTACAGAAGGTACTTTACAGGAAGCGGTAGATCTCTGTATCCGGCCATTTTCGCTGACTTATATTATTGTTGGCAAAACCATCGTGGTAAAACAAAAAGCACCTGAGCCGGTTGATTCCGTCATCGAAGTCCGTGGTAAAGTAACGGATGTGGAAGGCAGGCCACTTCCGGGTGTATCTGTTTCGGTACCGGGTACCAGGCAGGGAACGGTTACAAGTGATAATGGCGACTTTGTATTATCGGTATCACCTGCAGCCAAACTGCATTTCAGTATGCTTGGTTACAAGGCTTCGGATATAGCAGTGAACGGGCAAAAGACCCTTACCGTGGTGCTTACTTTGCAAAACACCTCTGTGAATGAACTGGTGGTAGTGGGCTATGGCACACAACGCCGGGGGGATGTAACGGGCGCTATCGCTTCCGTAAATACCAAAACACTGGAAGGAACGCCCATCCGCTCTGTGGATCAGGCATTGCAGGGGAGGGTAGCAGGTGTTACCTTTGTACAGAACTCAGGTATGCCGGGAGCGGGTTCTTCTATTCGCGTGCGTGGTGGTAACTCTATCAACGGCAGCAACGAACCCTTGTATGTAATAGATGGAGTACCGGTATTTGCAGACCAGGGAAGTGATGGTACTTCGCTCAATCCACTGAACAGTATTAGTCCTACTGATATAGCCTCCATTGAAATATTGAAAGATGCCTCTGCAACTGCTATCTATGGCTCGCGGGGTGGTAATGGTGTTGTGCTGATCACTACCAATCGCGGAAAAAAAGGCGACTCCCGCATTACTTTTGATTCCTACTACGGTTCGCAGCAGATCCTTAAAAAATATTCGTTGCTGAATGCGGCACAGTTTGAGCAACTGGCTAATGAAGCCAGTGTTGCTGAAAATGGCCCGATCCTGTACGATCTCACCAAAACACCTGCTACCACAGACTGGCAGGGTGCTATTTTCAGAACGGCTCCCATACAAAGTTATTCCCTGTCTTTCTCCGGAGCAGATCCCAAGACGCGTTTCCTGGTTACTGCTAATTATTTTGATCAGCAGGGTATTGCCCGGGGATCTGATCTGAAACGTTATTCATTACGTGCTAACCTTGATAAGGACATCAGGGAAAACATCAAGCTCGGCAGCAGTCTTACTGTCAGTAATGTACGCACCAACAGGGTGAATAGCGGATCGCTGTTCACAATGGCCACTATGGCACCTAATCTGCCCATCTACCAACCGGATGGCAGTTATACAGAACTCAACAACCAGGGGGCACCTTTTGATAACCCGGTTGCATTGATTGACCACTACAAAAATTATAACAACGTTTATCGTACGTTGGGAAACGTATACGCCAGCATTAATATCACCAAAAACCTTACTTTCAAAACACTCTGGGGGGCAGATGTCAATTTTGCACGGAACGATATTTATCTTCCGCAATCGGTGTATTCCGGATCTCAGTTAGGTGGAAATGCATCGGTATCTACCAATCAGACCTTTACCTGGCTGAATGAAAATACACTTAACTATACCCTGAACCGGGATGGGCATCAGCTGAACCTGCTTGGTGGTTTTACCCAGCAAAGTTCTTCCTATCAATCGCTCGGCGCGGAAGCCCAGGGTTTCCTGAACGATAATCTCGGTACGAATGCATTGGGTAATGCCGCTTCGGTACAACCTTCATCTTCCAGCATAGCACGATGGGCGTTGCTGAGTTTCCTTGGCAGGGCCAACTATAGCTTCAAGAATAAGTACCTGCTTACACTCACCGGCCGGTACGATGGTTCCTCCCGTTTCGGGAAAAATAACCGCTTCGGGTTTTTCCCTTCAGTAGCAGTTGGCTGGAAGCTGGACCAGGAGGCTTTCATACGTGACCTGCATCTTTTCAGCACTCTGAAATTAAGGGTCAGCCATGGCCTCACCGGTAACCAGGATGGCATCGGTAATTATCCTTCTCTCGATCTGATGGGCAAGGCGAACTATTCCATCGGTAATGTAAATGTGATAGGACTTATGCCTTCCCAGGTAGGTAATCCTGATCTGCGCTGGGAATCCACCGCGCAATCAGATATTGGTCTTGAACTGGGTTTCTTCAATAATAAACTCACCTTCATCACAGATGTGTACTACAAAAAAACAAGCGACCTGTTGTTATATGTGAAAATTCCTACCACCTCCGGTTTCTCCACTTCGCTGCAAAACAGGGGGCAGGTAGAGAACAAAGGCATAGAACTTACTATTAATGCCACGCCGCTGGATAAGGAAGTACAATGGGAAACCGGTTTTAATATTTCCTTCAACAGGAACAAAGTGCTGGACCTCGCAGGTGCCGATCGTCTCTTTGCCGGCCAGGGGCCTAACCAGTCCACTATCGTACAGGTAGGTCAGCCGTTGGGAACTTTCTTCGGTTTTGAGGCGGCAGGTATTTTCAAGTCAAAGGAGGAAGTGGATGCTTCCGCTCAAAAAACGGCTAAACCCGGCGATATCAGGTTCAGGGATATAAACGATGATAAAAAGATCAATGATGATGATCGGGTACTATTGGGCAATGCACAGCCGAAATTCTCTTTCGGGTTTAGCAATACCTTCTCGCTGAAAGGGGTTGAGCTGATGGTGCTGCTTCAGGGCGTTTATGGCAACAAGTTGTATAATATTAATACCAATACACTGGAAAACCTCACCGGCCTGCAAAATCAGAGCACTACCACCTTGAACCGCTGGACACCGGCTAATACCAATACGAATATTCCACGCGCTACCACGGTAAAACCTACAGCCCGTTCCTGGGACCGGCTGGTGGAAGATGGTTCTTACCTGAGAGGTAAAACCGTGCAGCTGGGATACAATCTGCCATCGGCAGCTCTGCGGCGTATTAAACTCTCTGCGCTGAAAGTATATGTGAATGTACAGAACCTGTTTACCATCACGGACTATTCAGGACTTGATCCGGAAGTGAGCCGTTATGGATCAGATAATGTGAGTCCGGGTTTTGACTCCGGCGCTTATCCGAACGCACGCACGATTTCTTTTGGTATCAATGCCAGCTTCTAATCAAAATCATTCGTTATGAGATCTGCATTTTATT
This DNA window, taken from Chitinophaga niabensis, encodes the following:
- a CDS encoding helix-turn-helix and ligand-binding sensor domain-containing protein, with amino-acid sequence MKKAFVYITILLAFSSIHVSAQNTLGLPLITNYNKSLYKGGLRTWGIKQDSRGIMYFANDEGLVTFNGGFWKLYPLPNKTILRSIYIDKNDRVYVGGQDEIGYFEPGANNVLRYTSVKNMIPQQYRNFSDVWNTVALGESIFFRVADRIFMLVNNRIEVFLPTKGEWLFMGEAGGRLLAMDQNSGLLEYKRNKWLPLINGSMLKGRVPAEFFKSGENKYIIATIDNNLFSLQNDSISHIDNVPRGGLYTPSYSRISDSEYVKSTSTQGCIIQDFRHQFIQRISVKEGLKNNNVTSVFVDREKNIWVGVDNSISLINYNSPIKFLSPDTVNSVIGYSSLIFKNNLYISSSNGAFVAPLSGLKGDLSLVKSSFSLVKGSDDGEGWQLEEMNQEIILAHNKGIFAIKNNQAVPVAAGAGCWTFLPTSSVYPVTDIVVGTYWGLDLLQYGSNGFHSRGALKGRSDSYRFLVQDETGGIWASHPYRGIYQIQVSRDSMKFNTRLFTDTDGLPSSFNNYVFKIKNRIVFPTESGVYEFDPATAKFIPSRFLSVFAGLPVRYMKEDDKGNIWFCSGKKLGIAQFSANDQQAPYTISYFPELEGYTLSNFDNVYPYNQQNIFIGSESGSIHINYEKYAEQKLQPTVLLNEIKAIGKEDSLVFGGFFLRDKKDVFSQQPEEMISLSSVFSSFHFEFSSPIYGRPNNIEYSYRLEGYERDWSAWTSKKEKDYTNLPAGKYTFNLKARDNLNHESAIVQYTFTIMPPWYWSVWAKAVYFLVLCLVFYLLNGWHRRKLLQQQKKFDEKQKQLEYIHQLELEKNEKEIIKLQNEKLASEVALKNKELASTSMQLEGNANTFHKLREEVIKLDSNPDNKSDIKSIISLLKEVEDNNANWDKFAVHFDEANDNLLKKLKKNYPKLSQSELKICAYLYLNFSSKQISQLSNVTVRGVEIHRYRIRKKLGLQTGESLNSFLGNL
- a CDS encoding SusC/RagA family TonB-linked outer membrane protein, with translation MKLTYFLLLACFCQVHASSYAQKVTLHEKNASLEKLIRNIEKQSGYVFFLDYSLMEQSKKISVDITEGTLQEAVDLCIRPFSLTYIIVGKTIVVKQKAPEPVDSVIEVRGKVTDVEGRPLPGVSVSVPGTRQGTVTSDNGDFVLSVSPAAKLHFSMLGYKASDIAVNGQKTLTVVLTLQNTSVNELVVVGYGTQRRGDVTGAIASVNTKTLEGTPIRSVDQALQGRVAGVTFVQNSGMPGAGSSIRVRGGNSINGSNEPLYVIDGVPVFADQGSDGTSLNPLNSISPTDIASIEILKDASATAIYGSRGGNGVVLITTNRGKKGDSRITFDSYYGSQQILKKYSLLNAAQFEQLANEASVAENGPILYDLTKTPATTDWQGAIFRTAPIQSYSLSFSGADPKTRFLVTANYFDQQGIARGSDLKRYSLRANLDKDIRENIKLGSSLTVSNVRTNRVNSGSLFTMATMAPNLPIYQPDGSYTELNNQGAPFDNPVALIDHYKNYNNVYRTLGNVYASINITKNLTFKTLWGADVNFARNDIYLPQSVYSGSQLGGNASVSTNQTFTWLNENTLNYTLNRDGHQLNLLGGFTQQSSSYQSLGAEAQGFLNDNLGTNALGNAASVQPSSSSIARWALLSFLGRANYSFKNKYLLTLTGRYDGSSRFGKNNRFGFFPSVAVGWKLDQEAFIRDLHLFSTLKLRVSHGLTGNQDGIGNYPSLDLMGKANYSIGNVNVIGLMPSQVGNPDLRWESTAQSDIGLELGFFNNKLTFITDVYYKKTSDLLLYVKIPTTSGFSTSLQNRGQVENKGIELTINATPLDKEVQWETGFNISFNRNKVLDLAGADRLFAGQGPNQSTIVQVGQPLGTFFGFEAAGIFKSKEEVDASAQKTAKPGDIRFRDINDDKKINDDDRVLLGNAQPKFSFGFSNTFSLKGVELMVLLQGVYGNKLYNINTNTLENLTGLQNQSTTTLNRWTPANTNTNIPRATTVKPTARSWDRLVEDGSYLRGKTVQLGYNLPSAALRRIKLSALKVYVNVQNLFTITDYSGLDPEVSRYGSDNVSPGFDSGAYPNARTISFGINASF
- a CDS encoding RNA polymerase sigma factor, producing MGDSTITEAEYLERLRKGDADAYMQLYDKYSAHVYGWVLRFVKVPAYAEDIVQDVFLKIWEVRERLDPAQSFPAYLYKISRNKTFNFLRKNASDEATRLQIMQRIGEITESPYHQVLWAQYQQMLNNAITQLPYQRQRVFTLCRQEGKSYDEAAKELGISRNTVKEHMVMALKDIKAYFYRHGDLSLAILLLMHKF
- a CDS encoding FecR family protein — protein: MPQEKEHYQQLLQRFLANNCTPAETEELLNFLQQDASNRLLLEEMNTSFGSPVQEDHGPWRDRVRQQLLLATQPVKVIPLYKKWLPKVAAAVLLLAVATLGWQYYRSAENVIPADKLAGSKPDPLPGGNKAMLTLANGTTVMLDSATNDAIPSQGATKVIRINGQLKYEAGQAADDAVVYNTLSTPRGGQYKIELPDGTLVWLNAASSLRFPTTFNKGERTVVLNGEGYFEVAHKNNMPFKVQLGSGVVEVLGTRFNVMSYPNETIVRTTLLQGAVKVTHSAHSARLVPGQQASWADDGSNITVSQTDADEAVSWKEGYFQFNKAPLADVMRQLERWYNVEVRYEGSTGKREFWGKIPRNVRLSEALKILELSNIPYSMKGDTIIIHQ